From Daucus carota subsp. sativus chromosome 6, DH1 v3.0, whole genome shotgun sequence, the proteins below share one genomic window:
- the LOC108192972 gene encoding uncharacterized protein LOC108192972 — protein sequence MRFKPGSKVEVLKEVDSLTAWCGGEIISGKGHSYTVRYDHYVPEHGEATDRVHEELVRPPPPVQRVDSWVSDDVVEVFDDVMWRTAIISSACGSYCNVRLLGSSYKFGVHISNIRLRQSWKNDKWLLMGKGWANSGELELSQLSTSDCYQKMTYQAAQTNAAVKKQRKFNLSAAAQNSGARDSHIAYSRTLKRASPYCSSLIQANSGNLKKFRTAEKEDRRHPVLPVNVNQVDAVAYPRKNLGETYMRASFNNITNGHNELDRGELNDVIACSAARDSESNDSDSDISSVGSCSAISRTLNKFSTHKLAVSYQETNSLSSDAESCCSGARDKESCDVPPEEVIAESMHSLELHAYRRTLRELYASGPLSWEKEGLLTNLRMTLHISNDEHLMELKKLISGGTNNIC from the exons ATGAGATTCAAACCAGGGAGCAAGGTGGAGGTGCTGAAGGAAGTGGATTCATTGACTGCATGGTGTGGCGGGGAAATTATCTCTGGTAAAGGGCATAGTTACACTGTCAGATATGATCATTATGTCCCGGAGCATGGGGAAGCTACTGATAGGGTACATGAAGAGCTTGTCAGACCTCCTCCTCCTGTACAAAGAGTGGATAGTTGGGTGTCTGATGATGTTGTGGAAGTTTTTGATGATGTTATGTGGAGAACCGCCATCATATCATCCGCGTGTGGATCTTATTGTAATGTTCGGCTACTTGGATCATCTTACAAGTTCGGAGTACACATATCAAATATCCGGCTTAGACAGTCTTGGAAAAATGATAAATGGCTTTTGATGGGCAAG GGATGGGCGAATTCTGGAGAGTTGGAATTAAGTCAACTGTCGACTTCAGATTGTTATCAGAAGATGACCTACCAGGCAGCACAAACTAATGCAGCAGTCAAAAAGCAACGAAAATTCAACCTATCAGCAGCAGCACAAAACAGCGGGGCACGGGATTCTCATATTGCATATTCTAGAACACTGAAGAGAGCATCTCCTTATTGTTCATCTCTTATTCAGGCAAATAGTGGAAATCTTAAGAAATTCAGAACTGCTGAAAAAGAAGACCGAAGGCATCCAGTGCTCCCTGTTAATGTGAATCAGGTAGATGCTGTAGCTTACCCAAGAAAAAATCTGGGTGAAACGTACATGCGTGCTTCCTTTAACAATATAACAAATGGACATAATGAATTGGATAGAGGAGAACTAAATGATGTCATTGCCTGTTCAGCTGCAAGGGACTCCGAGAGTAATGATTCTGATAGCGATATATCTTCTGTTGGTAGTTGTAGTGCTATTTCTAGAACTCTAAATAAGTTTTCCACCCATAAGCTAGCAGTTTCATATCAAGAGACAAATAGCCTTTCTAGCGATGCAGAATCTTGTTGCAGCGGTGCGAGGGACAAGGAAAGTTGTGACGTTCCTCCAGAAGAGGTTATAGCAGAAAGTATGCATAGTTTAGAGTTACATGCTTATCGACGCACTTTAAGAGAATTATATGCTTCTGGTCCGTTAAGTTGGGAAAAAGAAGGGCTATTGACAAATCTTCGTATGACACTCCATATATCTAATGATGAGCATTTGATGGAGCTAAAGAAATTAATATCTGGTGGTACTAATAACATTTGTTAA